A section of the Rhodobacteraceae bacterium M382 genome encodes:
- a CDS encoding DUF4189 domain-containing protein has product MKMKTATRILSVMAATLGLAGTATAGSCGYDYCWGAVAVGPNGAYGFAHSWGSEQEAHNVANSGCEWDCTITRTFYNACAAIAVADNGGWGWAYESSRELAESSAMSYCMDNGYNCRVRVWSCSK; this is encoded by the coding sequence ATGAAGATGAAGACTGCGACCCGAATTCTGTCCGTTATGGCGGCAACATTGGGATTGGCCGGGACCGCGACAGCGGGAAGTTGCGGATATGACTATTGTTGGGGCGCTGTGGCTGTGGGGCCCAATGGGGCCTATGGGTTTGCCCATTCCTGGGGATCGGAACAAGAGGCCCATAATGTCGCCAATTCCGGGTGCGAATGGGACTGTACGATCACCCGCACATTCTACAACGCCTGCGCGGCGATTGCGGTGGCGGACAATGGCGGCTGGGGATGGGCGTATGAGTCGAGCCGGGAATTGGCCGAAAGCAGCGCCATGAGCTATTGCATGGACAACGGATACAATTGCCGGGTCCGCGTCTGGAGCTGTTCAAAATAG
- a CDS encoding GFA family protein, protein MTELRGQCLCGAVTVTATPERSALAACHCEMCQRWGSGPFLSFQAAQGYAALGPVKTYQSSSWAERAFCGQCGSSLWYRMTGPGSHQGQTQMSAGLFEDAAGARLKLEIYVDKKPDGYGFDGNCRKMTEADVIDAFAPAPVEGST, encoded by the coding sequence ATGACTGAATTGAGAGGCCAATGTTTGTGTGGTGCGGTCACGGTCACTGCGACCCCGGAGCGGTCTGCGCTGGCCGCCTGTCATTGTGAAATGTGCCAACGCTGGGGCAGCGGCCCATTCCTGAGCTTTCAGGCGGCGCAGGGCTATGCGGCGCTGGGCCCGGTGAAAACCTATCAGTCGTCCAGCTGGGCAGAGCGGGCGTTTTGTGGCCAATGCGGATCGTCGCTGTGGTACCGGATGACGGGCCCCGGATCGCATCAGGGCCAGACCCAGATGTCCGCCGGTCTGTTTGAAGATGCCGCTGGTGCCCGGCTCAAGCTGGAAATCTATGTGGACAAGAAGCCGGACGGCTATGGGTTTGACGGCAATTGCCGCAAGATGACCGAGGCGGATGTGATTGATGCCTTTGCGCCTGCACCGGTCGAGGGGTCGACATGA
- the queG gene encoding tRNA epoxyqueuosine(34) reductase QueG gives MSAELKEKLVARALEEGFVAARICRPWDVPQVPDRLQAYVDAGWHGQMGWMAERMQWRGNPAALWPEARSVIMLAESYTPEEDPMAVVGCPDRGAVSVYARAKDYHDLVKKRLKRLARWLIAEGGGEVKVFVDTAPVPEKALGQAAGLGWQGKHTNLVSRDWGNWAFLGSVFTTLELPEDTAEPDRCGSCRSCLDACPTDAFVAPYQLDARRCISYLTIEHKGPVAEDLRARLGNRIYGCDDCLAACPWNKFAVAASDLRYAARAELKAPKLAELAELDDAAFRAFFSGSPIKRVGRDRFVRNVLYAIGNSGQAELRSVAQGLCDDPDPTVADAARWAVARL, from the coding sequence ATGAGCGCCGAGCTGAAAGAAAAACTGGTGGCGCGGGCCCTGGAAGAGGGGTTCGTGGCGGCGCGGATCTGTCGCCCCTGGGATGTGCCGCAGGTGCCCGACCGGTTGCAGGCCTATGTCGATGCCGGGTGGCATGGGCAGATGGGGTGGATGGCAGAGCGCATGCAGTGGCGCGGCAACCCGGCGGCATTGTGGCCCGAGGCGCGCTCCGTCATCATGTTGGCCGAGAGTTACACCCCCGAGGAAGATCCGATGGCCGTTGTGGGCTGTCCGGATCGCGGTGCGGTGTCGGTCTATGCACGGGCCAAGGATTACCATGATCTGGTCAAGAAGCGGCTGAAGCGGCTGGCGCGGTGGCTGATCGCCGAGGGCGGTGGCGAGGTCAAGGTGTTTGTCGATACCGCACCTGTGCCGGAAAAGGCATTGGGCCAGGCGGCCGGGTTGGGATGGCAGGGCAAACACACCAATCTGGTCAGCCGGGATTGGGGCAATTGGGCCTTTTTAGGGTCTGTTTTTACCACATTGGAATTGCCGGAGGACACAGCCGAGCCGGATCGCTGCGGGTCGTGCCGGTCCTGTCTGGACGCCTGTCCGACCGATGCCTTTGTCGCCCCCTATCAGTTGGATGCGCGCCGGTGCATTTCCTATCTGACCATCGAGCACAAGGGGCCGGTGGCGGAAGATCTGAGGGCGCGGCTGGGCAATCGGATCTATGGCTGTGACGATTGTCTGGCAGCCTGTCCGTGGAACAAGTTCGCAGTGGCGGCCAGCGATCTGCGCTATGCGGCGCGCGCGGAATTGAAAGCGCCAAAGCTGGCCGAGTTGGCGGAGTTGGATGACGCTGCATTTCGCGCGTTTTTTTCCGGCTCGCCGATCAAGCGGGTCGGGCGCGACCGGTTTGTGCGCAATGTTCTGTATGCCATCGGCAATTCCGGTCAGGCAGAGTTGCGGTCGGTGGCACAGGGGTTGTGTGACGATCCCGATCCGACAGTGGCCGATGCGGCCCGTTGGGCGGTGGCGCGTCTGTAG
- the gltB gene encoding glutamate synthase large subunit, with protein MTKFDANWVRAEEEKRKWMAENGLYAEEEEHSSCGVGLVVSVDGKKSRKVVEAGIDALKAIWHRGAVDADGKTGDGAGIHVQIPVSFFYDQIRRTGHEPRMDQLMAVGQVFLPRTDFGAQERCRTIVESEVLRMGYYIYGWRHVPVDVTCLGEKANATRPEIEQILISNTKGVDEDTFERELYVIRRRIEKAAAADNVTGLYIASLSCRSIIYKGMMLAEQVAVFYPDLMDERFESAFALYHQRYSTNTFPQWWLAQPFRMLAHNGEINTLRGNLNWMKSHEIRMASSFFGEMAEDIKPIVQGGSSDSAALDAVFEVMVRAGRSAPMAKTMLVPESWSKQAVDLPQPWIDMYSYCNSVMEPWDGPAALAMTDGRWVCAGLDRNGLRPMRYVVTGDGLLIAGSEAGMVPIDEAGVVEKGALGPGQMIAVDMAEGKLFHDTEIKDTLAGSRPFGEWVGKIHNLEEDLNGVEETPLFTGEELRKRQIAAGYSVEELEQILSPMAEDGKETLASMGDDTPSAVLSKMYRPLSHFFRQNFSQVTNPPIDSLREFRVMSLKTRFGNLKNVLDEDSSQTEIIVLESPFVGNSQWDKLEAAFNAPMAEIDCSFEPGTGALSAALARIRSEAEDAVRSGAGHLVLTDEHSGPGKVAMPMILATSAVHSHLTRKGLRTFCSLNVRAAECIDPHYFAVLIGCGATVVNAYLAEDSIADRIDRGLLDGTLTENVARYREAIDQGLLKIMAKMGISVISSYRGGLNFEAVGLSRAMCAEFFPGMTSRISGIGVTGIQSKAEEIHAKGWTSGLDVLPIGGFYKARKSGETHAWEATSMHMLQMACNRASFELWKQYSAKMQSNPPIHLRDLLDIKPLGKSVPIEEVESITAIRKRFVTPGMSLGALSPEAHKTLNVAMNRIGAKSDSGEGGEDPAHFVPEPNGDNPSAKIKQVASGRFGVTAEYLNQCEELEIKVAQGAKPGEGGQLPGMKVTDLIARLRHSTKGVTLISPPPHHDIYSIEDLAQLIYDLKQINPRCKVTVKLVASSGVGTIAAGVAKAKADIILISGHNGGTGASPATSIKYAGLPWEMGLTEAHQVLSMNNLRERVTLRTDGGLRTGRDIVMAAMLGAEEYGIGTAALIAMGCIMVRQCQSNTCPVGVCTQDQALRDKFTGSADKVVNLITFYAQEVREILASIGARSLDEVIGRADLLAQVSRGSAHLDDLDLNPLLITVDGAADIVYNRDKDRNAVPDTLDAEIVRDAARFLQDGEKMQLSYAVQNTHRTVGTRTSSHIVRNFGMRNAFQPDHLTVKLQGSAGQSLGAFAAPGLKLEVSGDANDYVGKGLSGGTIVVRPPQVSPLNASENTIIGNTVLYGATDGHLFAAGRAGERFAVRNSGASVVIEGCGTNGCEYMTGGIAVILGSIGANFGAGMTGGMAYLYDPDGQAASVMNMETLVTCPVTVDHWEAQLKGLIERHVAETGSRKGADILQHWDLERANFLQVCPKEMLNSLPHPLSIEESAIPAE; from the coding sequence ATGACCAAATTTGATGCCAATTGGGTGCGCGCCGAAGAAGAAAAGCGCAAGTGGATGGCCGAAAACGGTCTCTATGCCGAGGAAGAAGAGCATTCTTCGTGCGGCGTTGGTCTGGTGGTGTCGGTTGACGGCAAGAAAAGCCGCAAGGTGGTCGAAGCCGGGATTGATGCGCTGAAAGCGATCTGGCACCGCGGCGCGGTGGATGCCGATGGCAAGACCGGCGATGGCGCGGGCATTCACGTGCAGATCCCTGTGTCGTTCTTTTACGACCAGATCCGCCGTACCGGTCACGAACCGCGCATGGACCAGTTGATGGCCGTGGGGCAGGTGTTTCTGCCGCGCACCGATTTTGGGGCCCAGGAACGGTGCCGGACCATCGTGGAATCCGAAGTTCTGCGCATGGGCTATTACATCTATGGCTGGCGGCATGTGCCGGTGGATGTGACCTGTTTGGGGGAAAAGGCCAATGCGACCCGCCCCGAGATCGAACAGATCCTGATTTCCAACACCAAGGGCGTCGACGAAGACACGTTCGAGCGCGAGCTGTATGTGATCCGTCGCCGCATCGAAAAGGCTGCGGCGGCTGACAATGTGACCGGTCTGTATATCGCGTCGTTGTCGTGCCGGTCGATCATCTACAAGGGCATGATGCTGGCCGAACAGGTGGCGGTGTTCTACCCGGACCTGATGGACGAGCGGTTCGAATCGGCATTCGCGCTGTATCACCAGCGGTATTCGACCAATACCTTTCCCCAGTGGTGGCTGGCCCAGCCGTTCCGCATGTTGGCCCATAACGGCGAAATCAACACGCTGCGGGGCAATCTGAACTGGATGAAAAGCCACGAGATCCGCATGGCGTCGTCGTTCTTTGGCGAAATGGCCGAGGACATCAAACCGATCGTGCAGGGCGGATCGTCGGATTCGGCGGCGTTGGATGCGGTGTTCGAAGTCATGGTGCGCGCGGGCCGGTCGGCGCCGATGGCAAAAACCATGCTGGTGCCGGAAAGCTGGTCGAAACAGGCGGTGGATCTGCCGCAGCCGTGGATCGACATGTATTCCTATTGCAATTCGGTGATGGAACCCTGGGATGGCCCGGCTGCATTGGCGATGACCGATGGGCGATGGGTCTGTGCCGGTCTGGACCGCAACGGGCTGCGCCCGATGCGTTATGTGGTGACAGGTGACGGGTTGCTGATCGCGGGATCCGAGGCCGGCATGGTGCCGATCGACGAGGCCGGTGTTGTCGAAAAGGGCGCATTGGGTCCGGGGCAGATGATCGCCGTCGATATGGCCGAAGGCAAGCTGTTCCACGATACCGAAATCAAGGACACATTGGCGGGATCGCGTCCGTTTGGGGAATGGGTCGGCAAGATCCACAATCTCGAAGAGGATCTGAACGGGGTCGAGGAAACACCGCTGTTCACCGGCGAAGAGCTGCGCAAGCGTCAGATCGCGGCGGGGTATTCGGTGGAGGAGCTGGAGCAGATCCTGTCCCCGATGGCCGAGGACGGCAAGGAAACGCTGGCTTCGATGGGGGATGACACCCCGTCCGCCGTGCTGTCGAAAATGTATCGTCCGCTGAGCCACTTCTTTCGCCAGAACTTTAGCCAGGTGACCAACCCGCCGATCGATTCGTTGCGTGAATTCCGGGTGATGTCGTTGAAAACCCGGTTCGGCAACCTGAAGAACGTGCTGGACGAAGACAGCAGCCAAACCGAAATCATCGTGCTGGAAAGCCCGTTTGTCGGCAATTCCCAATGGGACAAGCTGGAAGCGGCGTTCAATGCGCCGATGGCGGAAATCGACTGTTCGTTTGAACCAGGCACCGGCGCGCTGAGCGCGGCCCTGGCCCGGATCCGGTCCGAGGCCGAGGACGCCGTGCGGTCCGGCGCTGGGCATCTGGTGCTGACGGATGAACATTCGGGACCGGGCAAGGTCGCGATGCCGATGATTCTGGCCACATCGGCGGTGCATTCGCATCTGACCCGCAAGGGGCTGCGCACCTTCTGTTCGTTGAACGTGCGGGCCGCCGAATGTATCGACCCGCATTATTTTGCCGTGTTGATCGGCTGTGGTGCCACGGTCGTGAACGCCTATCTGGCCGAAGATTCGATTGCGGACCGCATTGACCGCGGGTTGTTGGATGGGACGTTGACCGAAAACGTCGCGCGCTATCGCGAAGCCATCGACCAGGGTCTGTTGAAAATCATGGCCAAGATGGGGATTTCGGTGATTTCGTCCTATCGCGGCGGTTTGAATTTCGAAGCCGTGGGTCTGAGCCGTGCCATGTGCGCCGAATTCTTCCCCGGCATGACCAGCCGGATTTCGGGGATCGGTGTCACCGGTATTCAGTCCAAGGCCGAAGAGATCCACGCCAAAGGCTGGACCAGCGGGTTGGACGTGCTGCCGATTGGCGGGTTCTACAAGGCGCGCAAATCCGGCGAAACCCATGCGTGGGAAGCCACGTCGATGCATATGTTGCAGATGGCGTGCAACCGCGCGTCGTTTGAGCTGTGGAAACAGTATTCAGCCAAGATGCAGAGCAACCCGCCGATCCATCTGCGGGATCTGTTGGACATCAAACCGCTGGGCAAATCGGTGCCGATCGAAGAGGTCGAATCGATCACAGCGATCCGCAAGCGGTTCGTGACACCGGGCATGTCGTTGGGCGCGCTGAGCCCGGAGGCGCACAAGACGCTGAACGTGGCGATGAACCGGATCGGGGCAAAGTCTGACAGCGGCGAGGGCGGCGAAGATCCGGCGCATTTCGTGCCCGAACCCAATGGCGACAATCCATCCGCCAAGATCAAACAGGTGGCATCGGGCCGGTTTGGTGTGACCGCCGAATATCTGAACCAGTGTGAAGAGCTGGAAATCAAGGTGGCCCAGGGTGCAAAACCGGGCGAGGGTGGCCAGCTGCCGGGCATGAAGGTCACCGACCTGATCGCGCGTCTGCGTCATTCGACCAAAGGCGTGACCCTGATTTCACCGCCGCCGCACCACGACATCTATTCGATCGAGGATCTGGCGCAGCTGATTTACGATCTGAAGCAGATCAACCCGCGCTGTAAGGTGACGGTGAAATTGGTGGCGTCGTCCGGGGTGGGCACGATTGCCGCCGGTGTGGCCAAGGCCAAGGCCGACATCATCCTGATTTCGGGCCACAATGGTGGCACCGGGGCGTCGCCTGCGACGTCGATCAAATATGCGGGTCTGCCGTGGGAAATGGGTCTGACCGAAGCGCATCAGGTTCTGTCGATGAACAACCTGCGCGAACGCGTCACCCTGCGGACCGATGGCGGGCTGCGCACCGGGCGTGATATTGTCATGGCGGCGATGTTGGGGGCCGAGGAATACGGCATCGGCACGGCGGCGTTGATCGCCATGGGCTGTATCATGGTGCGTCAGTGCCAGAGCAACACCTGCCCGGTTGGGGTCTGTACCCAGGATCAGGCGCTGCGCGACAAATTCACCGGCAGCGCCGACAAGGTGGTCAATCTGATCACGTTCTACGCACAGGAAGTCCGCGAGATCCTGGCCAGCATCGGGGCGCGGTCGCTGGACGAGGTGATCGGTCGGGCCGATCTGTTGGCGCAGGTCAGCCGGGGGTCCGCACATCTGGACGATCTGGACCTGAACCCGCTGTTGATCACCGTCGATGGCGCAGCCGACATCGTGTACAACCGCGACAAGGACCGCAACGCGGTGCCCGATACGCTGGACGCGGAAATCGTGCGCGATGCGGCGCGGTTCCTGCAGGATGGCGAGAAAATGCAGCTGTCCTATGCGGTGCAGAACACCCATCGGACCGTGGGCACGCGGACATCGTCGCATATCGTGCGCAATTTCGGGATGCGCAATGCGTTCCAGCCGGATCACCTGACGGTGAAGCTGCAGGGGTCTGCCGGGCAGTCGTTGGGCGCGTTTGCAGCACCGGGGCTGAAGCTGGAAGTGTCGGGCGATGCCAATGATTACGTGGGCAAGGGTCTGTCGGGCGGCACCATCGTGGTGCGCCCACCGCAGGTCAGCCCATTGAATGCGTCCGAAAACACCATCATCGGCAACACGGTTCTGTATGGGGCCACCGATGGGCATCTGTTTGCCGCCGGTCGCGCCGGGGAACGGTTTGCGGTGCGCAATTCGGGTGCATCCGTGGTGATCGAAGGCTGTGGCACCAACGGGTGTGAATATATGACCGGCGGGATTGCGGTGATCCTGGGCAGCATCGGGGCCAACTTTGGCGCGGGCATGACCGGCGGCATGGCCTATCTGTATGACCCGGATGGTCAGGCGGCGAGTGTGATGAACATGGAAACATTGGTGACCTGCCCGGTCACGGTGGACCATTGGGAGGCCCAGCTGAAGGGGTTGATCGAGCGCCACGTGGCCGAGACCGGCAGCCGCAAGGGGGCCGACATCCTGCAGCATTGGGATCTGGAGCGGGCCAATTTCCTGCAGGTCTGTCCCAAGGAGATGTTGAACAGCCTGCCCCATCCGCTGAGCATCGAAGAAAGCGCCATCCCGGCCGAATGA
- the mtgA gene encoding monofunctional biosynthetic peptidoglycan transglycosylase: MAKAVQKKTRPAKRAKTERKPFRPIRWVGRVALRVISVFVAVVTLMIFLFAFVNPPITHTMWSERSRLGELDREWVAMDDIAPVMARSVVAAEDARFCQHWGFDVQAIRAAIAGGGSRGASTITQQVVKNVFLWQGRSWIRKALETLITPAVEAVWSKRRILEVYLNVAEMGEGIFGVKAAAQANFGVGPDQLSPRQAALIAAVLPAPRVRSPKQPTSNIKRKASRIMDGAATIRADGRSDCFED, translated from the coding sequence ATGGCGAAGGCAGTACAGAAAAAGACCCGACCGGCAAAAAGGGCCAAGACGGAGCGCAAACCGTTCCGGCCGATCCGCTGGGTCGGGCGTGTGGCTCTCAGGGTGATTTCGGTTTTTGTGGCGGTCGTGACGCTGATGATTTTCCTGTTTGCCTTTGTCAATCCGCCGATCACCCATACAATGTGGTCCGAACGGAGCCGATTGGGCGAATTGGACCGCGAATGGGTGGCGATGGACGATATCGCGCCTGTGATGGCCCGGTCGGTTGTTGCCGCCGAAGATGCCCGGTTCTGTCAGCATTGGGGATTTGACGTGCAGGCCATTCGCGCCGCCATTGCCGGGGGCGGATCGCGGGGCGCGTCGACGATCACACAGCAAGTCGTCAAGAACGTGTTTCTGTGGCAGGGGCGCAGTTGGATCCGCAAGGCGTTGGAAACCCTGATCACCCCGGCCGTCGAGGCGGTGTGGTCGAAACGGCGTATTCTGGAGGTCTATTTGAATGTGGCCGAGATGGGCGAAGGCATCTTTGGGGTCAAAGCCGCAGCCCAGGCCAATTTTGGCGTTGGCCCGGATCAGTTGAGCCCCCGTCAGGCGGCGTTGATTGCCGCTGTTTTGCCCGCACCACGGGTGCGATCGCCAAAACAACCCACCTCAAATATCAAACGCAAGGCGTCCCGGATCATGGATGGGGCGGCCACCATCCGCGCAGATGGGCGATCCGACTGTTTCGAGGATTGA
- a CDS encoding NAD(P)-dependent oxidoreductase: MAKQPMLKFVQIDRDMPQKRAATLRKNDFDEIYAEYAAAKAEEQASRCSQCGVPYCQSHCPLHNNIPDWLRLTATGRMEEAYATSQATNTFPEICGRICPQDRLCEGNCVIEQSGHGTVTIGAVEKYITDTAWDQGWVKPIVPAAERTESVGIIGAGPGGLAAADMLRRAGIQVTVYDRSDRAGGLLMYGIPGFKLEKDVVQRRNDLLAAGGVTFELNCDIGDDVTFDAVRAKHDAIIIATGVYKSRDLSMPGSGAKGIEKAIDFLTASNRKSFGDAVKEFDSGRLNAEGKKVVVIGGGDTAMDCVRTSVRQGATSVKCLYRRDRANMPGSQRETQNAEEEGVVFEWLSAPKGFTDAKGKVTGVMVQKMRLGQPDATGRQAPEVIEGADYVEEADLVIKALGFEPEDLPTLWDQPELPVTRWGTIKAAFQTGETDMDGVYAVGDIVRGASLVVWAIKDGRDCADAIIARLNAKAAVAAE; the protein is encoded by the coding sequence ATGGCAAAGCAGCCAATGCTCAAATTTGTGCAGATCGACCGCGACATGCCGCAAAAGCGTGCAGCGACTCTCCGCAAAAATGACTTCGATGAGATTTATGCAGAGTACGCCGCCGCCAAGGCCGAGGAACAGGCCAGCCGGTGCAGCCAATGTGGCGTGCCCTATTGCCAGTCGCATTGCCCGCTGCACAACAATATCCCAGACTGGCTGCGTCTGACCGCCACCGGGCGGATGGAAGAGGCCTATGCCACCAGCCAGGCCACCAATACCTTTCCCGAGATCTGTGGTCGCATCTGTCCGCAGGACCGCCTGTGTGAAGGCAACTGCGTGATCGAGCAATCCGGCCACGGCACTGTCACCATTGGTGCGGTCGAAAAATACATCACCGATACGGCGTGGGATCAGGGGTGGGTCAAACCCATCGTTCCCGCGGCAGAGCGCACCGAAAGCGTTGGCATCATCGGGGCCGGTCCCGGTGGGTTGGCAGCAGCGGATATGCTGCGCCGCGCCGGTATTCAGGTGACGGTCTATGACCGGTCGGATCGCGCGGGTGGATTGCTGATGTACGGCATCCCCGGTTTTAAATTGGAAAAGGACGTGGTGCAGCGGCGCAATGATCTGCTGGCCGCAGGCGGGGTCACATTCGAGCTGAATTGCGACATTGGCGATGACGTCACATTTGATGCTGTGCGGGCCAAACATGACGCCATCATCATTGCCACGGGTGTCTACAAGTCCCGCGACCTGTCGATGCCGGGCAGCGGGGCCAAAGGCATTGAAAAGGCGATTGATTTCCTGACCGCGTCCAACCGCAAAAGCTTTGGCGATGCGGTCAAGGAGTTCGATTCCGGGCGGTTGAATGCCGAGGGCAAAAAGGTCGTCGTCATCGGGGGCGGTGACACGGCCATGGACTGTGTGCGCACATCCGTGCGTCAGGGCGCGACTTCGGTCAAATGCCTGTATCGTCGTGACCGCGCCAACATGCCGGGATCACAGCGCGAAACCCAGAACGCCGAAGAAGAAGGCGTGGTGTTTGAATGGCTGAGCGCCCCCAAGGGGTTCACCGACGCCAAGGGCAAGGTCACCGGGGTGATGGTGCAGAAAATGCGTCTGGGCCAGCCCGATGCCACCGGCCGTCAGGCCCCCGAGGTGATCGAAGGCGCAGATTATGTCGAAGAGGCCGATCTGGTGATCAAGGCACTGGGATTCGAGCCCGAAGACCTGCCGACATTGTGGGACCAACCCGAATTGCCCGTCACCCGCTGGGGCACCATCAAGGCGGCGTTCCAGACCGGGGAAACCGACATGGACGGGGTCTATGCGGTGGGTGACATCGTACGTGGTGCGTCGTTGGTGGTCTGGGCGATCAAGGACGGGCGTGACTGTGCCGACGCGATCATTGCGCGTTTGAATGCCAAGGCTGCAGTTGCAGCAGAATGA
- a CDS encoding GFA family protein — translation MSQTRTGHCMCGRVRFVARNVPQVFGACHCDMCKRWSGNMFNGVSVVSGDLDLTGQDHIRRVQTSEWAERANCESCGSPLWYRVTDPEFEPKTHNMALGLFDDTSGMTLGHEFFVDRKTSANDLPKDRKQFTEAETLALFAPEDASHDQGDKQ, via the coding sequence ATGAGCCAGACCAGAACCGGACATTGCATGTGCGGTCGCGTCCGTTTTGTCGCGCGCAATGTGCCCCAGGTATTCGGGGCCTGTCATTGCGACATGTGCAAACGCTGGTCCGGGAACATGTTCAACGGGGTGTCGGTTGTGTCCGGCGATCTGGATTTGACCGGTCAGGACCATATCAGACGTGTCCAGACGTCCGAGTGGGCCGAACGCGCCAATTGCGAGAGCTGCGGATCGCCGCTGTGGTACCGGGTGACGGACCCGGAGTTCGAGCCCAAGACCCATAACATGGCCCTGGGCCTGTTCGACGACACCAGCGGCATGACGCTGGGACATGAATTTTTTGTGGATCGCAAAACATCGGCCAACGATCTGCCCAAAGACCGGAAACAGTTTACCGAAGCGGAAACCCTGGCGCTGTTCGCGCCCGAGGACGCATCGCACGACCAAGGAGACAAGCAATGA
- a CDS encoding glutathione S-transferase family protein — protein MARLYHVPLSPFCRKVRLVLAEKKIEVELVEERYWEKDPDFLRRNPAAKVPVVRLDGKMMAESAAICEYLEETRPDPALMPTDPDGRYEVRRLVSWFDDKFHNEVTSKLLYERVNKKVTGEGYPDSRNVKSGAKAVKYHLDYMAWLLDHRRWLAGDQMTLADFAAAAHLSSLDYISDVDWNRSEVVKDWYAKIKSRPAFRSILADQVPGFRPPAHYTDLDF, from the coding sequence ATGGCCCGCCTTTATCACGTTCCGCTTTCCCCGTTTTGTCGCAAGGTCCGTTTGGTTCTTGCGGAAAAGAAGATCGAAGTCGAATTGGTGGAAGAGCGGTATTGGGAAAAGGACCCGGATTTTCTGCGCCGCAACCCGGCGGCCAAGGTCCCGGTGGTGCGTTTGGACGGCAAGATGATGGCCGAAAGCGCGGCGATCTGCGAATATCTGGAAGAAACCCGCCCGGATCCGGCATTGATGCCGACCGACCCCGATGGCCGATACGAAGTGCGCCGGCTGGTCAGTTGGTTCGATGACAAGTTCCACAATGAAGTGACGTCAAAATTGTTGTACGAGCGGGTCAACAAGAAGGTGACCGGCGAAGGATACCCGGACAGCCGCAATGTGAAATCCGGGGCGAAGGCGGTCAAATACCATCTGGATTACATGGCGTGGTTGCTGGATCATCGGCGTTGGCTGGCCGGGGATCAGATGACGTTGGCCGATTTTGCCGCCGCGGCGCATCTGTCGTCGCTGGATTATATTTCGGATGTGGATTGGAACCGGTCCGAAGTGGTCAAGGACTGGTATGCCAAGATCAAGTCGCGCCCGGCGTTTCGGTCGATCCTGGCCGATCAGGTGCCGGGGTTTCGCCCGCCCGCCCATTACACCGACCTGGATTTCTGA